A stretch of DNA from Candidatus Bathyarchaeota archaeon:
TGAAGTATCTGCCGAATTTGGGTGGGCACTTTTGAGTTTAGGTACTATGATACTTGAGCTTGGTGCTTATGTTTTTTCAGCAGCTGCAGGAATCAATATCAGCTTGAGTACAATGTTTCCAGAACGTTACAAAGTCAAAAGCAGATGGATCGCATTCAAAGAAGCTTGGAAGGACACTGCGAGAATTTATGTTATAGTAATCATTATGTTAGTGCTTGGAGCAATATGGGAAATGGGTGGAATTTTCATTTTCGCTCCTTAGGTAATTATTTAAGATATATTTGTTGATTCAGTCAATATTTAGAGATTAGGTGTTTGTATTTGGTATTCGAATTTGGATTGGGTGTATTTTCTTTTGTTCAAGAGTTTATAGAATTCTTACTTAGTGACATTTCATCGATACCGTTCACAATTTCCCTTGGAGCAGCTGTTTTATTAACATTCATGTATCTGGCAAATTTTGTTTCAGATATATTATTACGAATGATTGTAATACCGATGTGGGTATTTGTAATAATTACATTCTTCTTTCCAAGTTTAATACCAAAGGAGTATGAGTTTGTTTCGCTTATTATTTTTGCTTTAATGATATTCATTACTATATTGACAATAGGACGATATAGAAAGAAACGAGAGAAGACGAGAAAAAATAGAGCAGCAACGGATATCTCTAATTGGTTAAATAATAAACGGTTATTGAGTTTGAGAAAGAATTTTACTGAAGAGGATATCAAGGAAAAAATAATCGAAATTCTTGAGAAGTATAAGTTAGATTGACAAACATTAATTACTAAATTCTATTTTGTTATTTAGGAAAGCTTAGTCAAACAACGCTGTCAAGGAAATGAAAGATGAAAGCATCTCTAAAAAGAGATATCAGCATGTTCGAGGCAACTACATTCGGTATTGGTATAATTCTGGGAGCGGGAATTTATGCAATAATAGGTCCCGCAGCAGCTACAGCAGGGAATTCTCTTTGGCTATCCTTTGTAATAGGAGCAATAATAAGCTCATTTACTGGATTAAGTTATGCTGAACTTTCTACAATGTTTCCAAAGGCCGCTGCTGAATATGTCTATACTAGACGAGCATTCAAAAAAGAATTCTGGGCATTTTTATTAGGATGGTTAATAATTCTTACAGGCATTATAGCTGCATCGACAGTAGCTATTGGATTTGCTGGTTATCTTAGATCATTTGTTAATGTTCCAATATTCATAATTGCTATGATTCTAATTGCATTGCTCTCTATCCCGAATTACTTAGGAATTGAAAAATCCTCAAAATTGAATATACTTTTTACAATAATCGAAGTTTCAGGACTAGTCATAATTATATTATTAGGTATGAGTCGATTTCCAAATGTAGACTATTTAGAGGCTCCTTATGGATTTCAAGGAATATTAGCTGCATCTGCGTTAATATTCTTTGCTTATATTGGTTTCGAGGACATAGTGAATATTGCTGAGGAGATGGAGAATCCTATAAAGACCATTCCTAGAGCATTAATCCTATCTATTCTATTTACTACTTTCTTCTACGTTCTAATAGCAATCTCTGTGGTAAGTCTAGCTAGTTGGAGTGAGCTTGGAGCCTCTGATGCCCCACTGGCATTCGCAGCCTCCAAATCCTTAGGAGAAAGTGCCTTCCTGGCTATTTCTGTTATAGCGCTTTTTGCAACAGCAAATACTGTTCTAATTTTATTGATAGTAGGATCAAGAATGGTATATGGTATGGCTAGAAGTGGTTCGCTTTCAAAGATTTTCTCAAAGGTCCATAGCAAACATGGTACACCATGGGTTGCGGTTTTACTGGTGATGACATTATCGATGATTTTTGCTTCATTAGGTGATTTGAAATTAATTGCAGGGATAACGAATTTTACGGCTTTTGCTATCTTTGCTTCAGTTAACTTCACCTTAATTTGGCTTCGGTATAATGAACCTGAACTAGAAAGGCCATTTAAAGTTCCATTAAACATTGGAAGATTTCCATTGATCCCATTCCTTGGTCTAATATCGTGCATATTCCTAGTATCTCACTTAGATCTTTTAGCGATCTTTCTTGGTATCCTTGCACTTTCAAGTGGAGCATTGGTGTACAAATTAATTAAGAAATGAAATATATGAGGGGGAATTTTCTATCAAATCAATAAATATAATAATTCCTCGTCATTTTAGACCATAATGATGGCTTTAATCATTATCATATTTCTTTTCGGATAAGATGAAATATCCTATGAAAATAAAGAGTAAACTTAGAAAGTTTCGAAGAAGATTTGTTGAAATCTCAGTAGCAACTCTGATGATAGCATATTTAATCTTCATGATTTTCACTATATTTTACCCTTCTTTTTACACACCTGAAACTCAAGATATGGCTGGCTTTGATGAAAAAAAGAAAGTGGCCATTATCGATCAGCTCAGCCTATATGATAACAGCACCTCTTTCACCGATAATATGACTGTGACTTTGAATTCTGCAGGATATCATGTAGATGTTTATAGGGATAGGGAGATTACAATAGGCTTTTACAAGAATTTACCTTTATTGGAGCATCGACTCATTATTTTTAGAGTTCATTCAGCACCATCTCACGTAGAATTTATGCCTAATGCGACTCAATCCCAACCTTGGTGGTCAGTCTATCTATTTACATCAGAACTCTACAGCCCCTTTATGCACCCCATTGAACAACTTTCGGGCCAGATTGTACAAGCAGCCATCACTGAAGCTTCACCTCGTTACTTCGCTATAGGACCAGATTTCATTCGAAAAAGCATGCGTGGTGAATTTAATGATCCAATAATAATTATGAGTTCCTGCAAAATACTTAACGAATCTGATCTAGCTGATGCACTGATAGATAGGGGAGTAAAAGGTGTGATTTCATGGAATGATTTAGTAGAGTTGAACCATACTGATAGAGCAGTTGAAGTATTGATTGAAAATCTAATTATCGAGGAAATGACAGTAAAGGAAGCTGTCGAGGCAACGATGGAAGA
This window harbors:
- a CDS encoding amino acid permease; amino-acid sequence: MKASLKRDISMFEATTFGIGIILGAGIYAIIGPAAATAGNSLWLSFVIGAIISSFTGLSYAELSTMFPKAAAEYVYTRRAFKKEFWAFLLGWLIILTGIIAASTVAIGFAGYLRSFVNVPIFIIAMILIALLSIPNYLGIEKSSKLNILFTIIEVSGLVIIILLGMSRFPNVDYLEAPYGFQGILAASALIFFAYIGFEDIVNIAEEMENPIKTIPRALILSILFTTFFYVLIAISVVSLASWSELGASDAPLAFAASKSLGESAFLAISVIALFATANTVLILLIVGSRMVYGMARSGSLSKIFSKVHSKHGTPWVAVLLVMTLSMIFASLGDLKLIAGITNFTAFAIFASVNFTLIWLRYNEPELERPFKVPLNIGRFPLIPFLGLISCIFLVSHLDLLAIFLGILALSSGALVYKLIKK